DNA from Musa acuminata AAA Group cultivar baxijiao chromosome BXJ1-5, Cavendish_Baxijiao_AAA, whole genome shotgun sequence:
CTTCGCTGATAATACGGCTGTGATTCAATGCTGCTGTCAACTTCCACAAAGCAAGGCCAGAATGACAGAAGTGATGGGAGATCTGAAAGCTTGGAATAATTATTGAGTTAGCAAGGCTTGCGTTTGCAACGAAAGCATTGCTTGCAGATGAAGCACCATTAGCCATTTCTTGGGCAGTAGACTTTCTCTTCGATATCTGCAGTCTGAACAACCGGTCCTCCATGTTTTCAATATCCAGCATCAATGCTAACTTTGTCTATCTTTCAGAAACAACATTTCCTTCTGCATTCTTATCATCATGCACCAACAAATAGCATCTGAGAGAGCAATGCATTTTATCCTGCAAAGAAAAGGTGCATCAGCATTAAAAGTGCTTCCCCTGAATTAGACTTgggatcctttttttttgttgcaaagctcacatgattaagaagaagaaaaatactgACACCAAATATATGAAGATGAGGTCAGAATTATGCTGAGATGGTGCACACTACCTGAGACACAAAACTTGAGTGAATGCAGCAATCGAAGCTATATTTAGCAAGTTATTAGCTCAATTTGTTATGTTAAACTTGAGCAGATGAGAGCTCTCTTATGCCTTGTTTGCTTTCTGTCCTCCATTACTTTCAATATCTCCTCAACATGAATTAAGCATTCATTTCTAGCTGAAGATGTGCTCTTAGACATCAAATACGTCCTAGAACTCCAGTGGCTGAAATGTTTTGGCCATCTCAGTTCATCACTAAAAGTATTTACTTGAGCAATTGCAGCTATTTGCAAGAATAAACTCCAGCAGCCCTTCTAAACTCAACAAATGCTGGTTGAATTGTGGGTGTAGAAAAACCACAGAAAGTACCAAGTGTGTGCAAAAATTAGCACAGCAAACTAACCTCGATACACTAAATGCAGATTCAGATTAAAGACTTTATTATCAACTAAATATGGAATTATAGGCTAATTAATGTAGGCTAATGTAGGCTGGCATTGTTTAGCAGTGGGTTGGCCTGAGAAATTTGGCCCAGCACGACAAATAAGCCCACTTGACTCTTCACACAGGACAACATGACCCACCTCCCATACATAAATATTTCTTTGGCAAGATTGTGaatatttgtatttatatatacatatatatcatacATTTCTATTTATTGTGTATATCcttataaaatgaaaaaaaaacttgAGAGTATGCGGTTAATTACTGTCACGCGACAATCATTTGACTACCACTAGAAACTTGTAATATCTTTAAAAGCATATCATGATTATAGAATGAGAACTttagatatttaaatatatttttaattaaaattgatATGCAAAGAATCCTATTCTTTTACATGCCACAAGTTGTCGATGTATACTATAAAAGGTAGCTGCTATGTAGCATGCGAGACATGACTTAGGTTTCATGCTGTCGAACGTACAACATAGTGTATAAGTGCAGAATAACGATACCTCGCAGTAGGTCGAAACATCAAGTGGAAATCCTTGGGGAGGCGACAAGCAAAGACAGCCTTCAAGTTGTGGGTGAGGTCGGTAAGTTGTCAAAGGGAAGCAAAGGTTGGGTGAGTTGTTAGACAGCAGGAAAGCGATGGTGACCTCGGAATctcaacccaacccaacccaacccctCCCCGCCCTTCGCCCTCTCACGCATTTCCACAACCACATTGCAGGTCGGACGACAGCAACCGGTGTCGCTTGTGGTTATGGCGCTTGGACACCAACAGAGGTAGACAAAAGGCCCTGTCCTGTGGAGAAACCTACCAAAACAAATGGGGGGGTtgggtgtgtgtgcgcgcgctctGCGATGCCCCCCGACGCCCACGAGAAAAGAGCGCCATTGTTGCTGTGGGGGGGCCGAGTGACATCAACCTTTCTCCTACCCCCCTCCTCGGCTAAAACTGGGGTGACCTCAATCTAAGTTTGTCTGCTGGTGCCCCTCAGGAATTCAAACCTTCAGCAGTGGCTGCAAGTTCTTATTGGTCCATGGGGCAAGCGACAGCCACGAGCATGGGCCCCCGCCCCTCAAAAGCCGCACCATCCTTCTCAGCTGGCTCATGGAGAACAGCAAAACCCCATTCATccatggtggaggaggaggaggaggtgggagCATTTTGTTTGATGTTTAACCAGGAGAGGCCCCATGCATACATAGTTCCTCACAAGTAAACTCTTAGGAGCCCCACTTCACTTTATTCAAGTTTGATCTCGCTTTTTTGTTCCGGAGGGTCCCCAAAAAGGTAACACAAGATCACAACCTATCTTCTTCTTTCTCGATATTTCATATCAAAAGATGGTTTGGCAATTGCAGCACAAGCCTGAGAAAGGATGCAGCATCTCACACACCAAGAATATTGCAAGCTAGCTTCGTTGTCGATATGAACTTGGGGAGGAGACCACATAGTTCCTGGAGCTAAAAGTTATCTGAACACTGCCAACACAAGCCTCTGAAAACACACTGCAAAAGGCAATTGCATTGTCACAGCAGGATATATCAACTGAGCAGCTCTAAAGCTTTATTCAAGTTTCATTCATCCAAAGGATCATCACAAAAAAAGAAGGTGAACACAAGGCTACAAATTACAGTCTACCATCGTCACTctcacacagacacacacacactctctcgctCTGTCTCGGTTATAGACTTCTAGCGTAATAAAAAACACATCTAGAAGACTACTAAATGAAAGCTTAGCCGAAACAcacgaaaacaaaaacaaaaaattgcATAGGAAACACTTCCCACACCTGTACAAAGAGAGGAAGACGAAAGAAAACGTTGTAGGATTTGGTCGGTCACCGCAACAAATCCGGCGCGCTCAGCTCCTTCCTGAGCTTGTGGGAGAAGAGGCGGCAGGCGTCCATGCTCAGGTCGATGGCGGCCGCGAGCGCCACAAAGGCTGCGGCGTCCTCGGTGCACCCAACTTGCTGCACGCCGACCTCCACCGTGGGCCGGCCGCTACGCCCCTCGCCGGCCACCGTCGAGGACATCACGAACCCGCGGTAGCTGGGGAAGGGCCAGAGCGCGTAGCCGAAGTCGCCGCTCCCCCTCGGGCTGCATCCCGGCGAGGTCGACCGGCTCAGAGGGGTGCCGGCAGCGCTGGTGAGGTCGATGGTGAACTTGCCGCCCTTGGTGGCGCTGAGGGTGGACTCCGCGAGGTTGATGCCCGCGCCCATGGCGGCGTCGGGAAGGAGCTGGAAGCGGTAGCCTAGGCCGTCGCTGGCGCCGGAGCCGCCGCGCTCGCGCCAGGCTTCGAGGCGTCCCCAGGGCTTCCAGGTGCCGTCGCCGGGGCGGAGCACGAGCCATGCCCCGGGATTAGAGCGGCTGACCCTGTCGGTCCCGTGGGAGGCCACGAAGGGAGTTACCATGGAGGCGAGGGCCACGGGCGACCCGGAGAGGTCGTGGACCGTCACCGACCACCCCTTGCGTTCCTTCCCCGGCCGTTCCCGCTCCGATCCAAATGAAGAGATCCAGCTCCGCGAGCTACCCGGCTCCGAATGCATCGATCTGCATCAGAACATTTCGACTTTTGTGTCAGATCACAACAGATCAGATGTAAGATAATGCATCAAGAAAGAAGAACAAAATCCCAATCTTGATGAAAccctaaagaaaaaaaaaccaaGGAAGAGGGAATAAAGCAAGAAGATGAGGAATGGGGCAAAACCTGGAATTCAAGTTGCGGTCGCCGGCATTGCGGCAGCTGAACTTGCAAGTGAAGACGGGCTGCCTCAGGTTGCCCTGCACCTGGAACACCTGGGGGCTGCACTCGGGCTCCCCGTCGAACTCGAACACGAACCGCGGGTCCGGCTCCGCCTTAACCGTCAGATATAACTGCGCCGGCAACGAGGAGGAACCCTTCCCCGCCCCCGCCTTTGTCTTCTTCTTGCCCAAGGCGACCCACCCGCTGTGGAACACCACCGCCCTACTCCCGCCGCCATCTGCCATCCCCTTCAGGTCGAGCGTCACCGTCACCCTGCCGAGAAGCCGGCCGGAGCTCACCCCGCAGGTGGTCCCCCTCCGGCCGGTGTAGACGGAGACCTTAAGCTTGACGCGGCCGCCGCGCCCTCCGGCGAACAGCGAGGGCTTGGCCGAGATCCGGTCGAGTTCGGCTTTAGACAGGTGGAAGCGGGCGGCGAGGGCACCAGAAGCGGACGCGGACGAGGAGGGGGTGGCGGGTGGGTCGGCGGTGGCGTGGTCGTCGGAGGGGACGAGGGGGACGGCGACAGTCTGGCGTGGGGATTTGCCGAGGCGGATCTTGGCAAAGCATGGGGAGGCGGAGGGGTGGACGCCGGCCCCGGCGGGCCGCGCGGCCACCGGAATCTTCAGCGCCAGGTTTCCCACCAGGAGCCGGACGAACGGGCACGGCTCCATCTCCTTCCTTCCTTGTTCCTTCCTGCTCCAATCTCAATCTCCTCCTCCCAGGAGtttaaagagagagaaagagagaaggggGGGTCAACGAGTGGCGACGACACACTCACGCAGGCACAGGCTGGCGAGGTAGAGGGCGAGTGGAGAGGGTTCGGGACGGGGTGGGGGTCGGGGAAGAAGAGGAATCCGTGGGAAAGCGTGCGGCACGGCATGAGCTGGTGACGCCCTCCGACCCCACTCGTACGTGCTCTCGTCCTTTTGCCTCCATTTATTTACTTACCGTACCAGTAATTGCATGCTTTGCTTCACAAACTCGCATATCAAATTCGCTCCTCTCCCGTCTCCATGCTTTTGTGTAGACATTTCCATTCTACGAGATTCCAAGAAAGTACAAAAGAGACGAGAGATCAAATGTAGCATTCATCTTTGGGTTCGGTCGCATGCTGTGCTGCTGGAAAAGTGAGACTGTGGGCAGGAGGAGGAGCGATAGGTGGGTGGAGCAGCCAATTCAAACGGAGAATAAGATATGGCATCCAGCTGTGGAcaggctgttgttgttgttgttgtcgtttGGTCTCGCGACCGCGACGACTTGGAAGCCCAACCTCATCGACGACATCACCTCCTctcttaactattattatttgatgCGGAAGTGTGAGTAGCTGCCACCCTGCGAGGCTTCGCTTCGCTTCTTTTCGTTTGTGGTGGTAACACTGCGGCGGAGATTCCTCGTCGGGCAGCCATTCCCTCTCCCCTCCGCCGCTGGGAAGTAGTTCAGTCGAAGATAAGGCTTGATCGAGTTCTACACCAAAATCCAGCTTATTGAAGACTTAAGAAGGATACAAAACTGAGCAGAAGTCTGACAAAAAGACacaagcatgcatgcatgcgagaCTGATGAAGTTGCATAGTAACATACATAATTGACTGAGAAAAAGTTACGCCAACTTGTGCATTACATTTATAGCATATGCAGCAGAATATGTTGTAGTCTATTTCTTGTCACGTATGTCGAGTGATAGGTCCGAGCAACTTGTCATTGGCTTCACGGAGTAGCTGAGCAAACTCTCTGCAGTCATCAAACTCATAAAACAACACAGCGAAACAACTATTGTCATCCAGAACGCATATTACTGGAAGTTTTGTTCCGAGTGGAAATATTAATGTTTTAACCGAATACGATAGTTTTTTCCTTTTGCTATTTTCAATTGAATAGAAAAACAAAATGATACAAGACATGTTTACCCTTAATCGGTGATCAACATGTGACAACTCAGTCAACTCATATGACAACCTAATCAACTCAAAGAGAGATGAGGGTCCCAATCAACAACATAAAAGGCTCATTAGACTAAAGTAATTGAGGTGAACAGTATCTATTCAAACTTCTTCCTACCCTTATTAACTTGAGTGATGAACCCACCCGACCTTGATTTTCTTATAGGTCGACATCTAAGAACCCTAGGCACACTCGAAGGCTTTTTACACACATGAGCCTGAATCAAGTTTAGTTGATCCAACAATAATCGAACTTCCAAATGCTAATGAAATTCAAGATGCATCTCAATCCAACAACTAAGTGTGTCATTATAATCAACTCAGGAAAGTTCCTTGGCtttattattgttgaatcttggattttgatgatgaaatcaattgatagtatttatgatttgatctacgttttgagtgacgcgggaagcttcgattagggaaagacaattaaagcatgaagaatcatgttaggccgaagaaaaatatgtcagaagattgaacatcacgtcgaaggatcggtcgatgtatcgacagaaggcttcgggccatgagttcgggcatcaagccaaaaaCAGCATATATTGTGCTaatgaaatcagagttgcggaggtcaactggtcgattcggcaataggccgtaagagaggacgatgcgcccaagaatcaaacgaagcgtcaatgaaccaatgacatgccggacaacatttgattagcttagtaataattgtctagatcgaagtgggttttaagtatgcaggattaactataatagcaaggcataaagcaaaatgaagttccggaatCTAGAAGAAAAAATGAGAGAACTCTACATAAaccttgagttccctcctcccagtgTTTAGAGTTACtcgtaagggaggtgtgtgagggaatacttgtaaaagagtgacttgtaaaggttatctcataaacctatgaaaaggagaaagtattgtaaaagggtagttggtcttcacccattgaaggaagactgatagcggatgtcggtggcctcaacgaaggaggaatcgaaaatgaatgtaggtcacgacgatcgaaccactataaaatctggtttgtatttattttgagcaatttactttcatagcaaacttcctccttactttgctttcactacgTTTATGAACAAATACGTATTTAAGTCaagcacatttacgaaatcggtttttatcgaacaaagaattttcaaaccgacatttttattgctacactaattcaaccccccccccccccccccccccccccttcttagtgccgactggTTCCTAACAATTATACACAAACATAAATTAGATACTATTCTTGATAAGAGATTCGCCTCCCTTGGTCAGTCAAGGAGGTGCAATAGCTAACGAGTTAGGTAGTAGTCCTCAGTCATTTTCTCTTAGTTAGGTgacaagtgttgggaaatctgggaGAGCATCATATGTacagtagaaaaataaaatagaaatcgATTTCCTAAAAATAGGTTTATATCAAATTGCAAACGATGATTGGGAACAAAAAACTCATCAAATCGAAAACTATGTAAGACAAGAGACGATCTCAGATAAGGGAACTCGTATATCCCTAATTTACAGATCTTAATCCATAAATAAATGAGATCTCAtattatcctctcttgcggtgATCCATACGGCGGATGAAGCGATGGCACACCTCCTCTTA
Protein-coding regions in this window:
- the LOC135672897 gene encoding uncharacterized protein LOC135672897 produces the protein MEPCPFVRLLVGNLALKIPVAARPAGAGVHPSASPCFAKIRLGKSPRQTVAVPLVPSDDHATADPPATPSSSASASGALAARFHLSKAELDRISAKPSLFAGGRGGRVKLKVSVYTGRRGTTCGVSSGRLLGRVTVTLDLKGMADGGGSRAVVFHSGWVALGKKKTKAGAGKGSSSLPAQLYLTVKAEPDPRFVFEFDGEPECSPQVFQVQGNLRQPVFTCKFSCRNAGDRNLNSRSMHSEPGSSRSWISSFGSERERPGKERKGWSVTVHDLSGSPVALASMVTPFVASHGTDRVSRSNPGAWLVLRPGDGTWKPWGRLEAWRERGGSGASDGLGYRFQLLPDAAMGAGINLAESTLSATKGGKFTIDLTSAAGTPLSRSTSPGCSPRGSGDFGYALWPFPSYRGFVMSSTVAGEGRSGRPTVEVGVQQVGCTEDAAAFVALAAAIDLSMDACRLFSHKLRKELSAPDLLR